The nucleotide window TGTAGAAGACGCCACGCGGGCGGTAGTAGAGAAGAACGTGGAAGTACTTCATCCAAATAAACAGGAGTCCGTTGAGCGATGAAaactgcagcacctccgccgagAGGCCGAGCAGGCTGAAGATGAGGCAGTACACACCCAGGAACCCGATGCTTGGGGTGATGATGGAGTGCAGAAAGGCCAGGATGACGCAAACGAAGGCGagcacgacgacgatgagCGACATGATTAGAAAAACGACCGGCCAGCTGCGATGGCAGCACGACTGCCGTGACGGCGCCCGTAACTCTCCGTTGTGAGCCCTGCTCAtgttgcgcgcgcgcggtgaGGTAGTggcacggagagagaaacgcgaagtgtgtgtgcgtgcgtgcgtgagagcACGACAGGAGTGCCGTCTACGCGGcttcctttcgtttttttttttccgcttcGATCGCTTTCTTTGGACGAACGCGAGAGGTCGAAGAAGCACGCCGATAGCGGAGTTCACGGTATACACCCTATATCCTCGCTcttgcggtggtggtggtgatggtgatggcTGCTGGCCTATGGCAGAAGTGATGGTAATcactgggggggggggcttgcGTAAACGGATGGGATGGGCTGTGTGCTGCAGGAGAGCAACAGAAGATGGGTGAGGCGGTGggccgcagcgtcggcggcggcaagagAGCGAGGACGCGAAGGGGGCAGAGATTGCAGGGGAGGaaaggcggtggtggtgatgatAGGAAGAACAGCCCAGAGGCAAccgtgtgcacgcacacacacacacacacacgtgtgctcAAGTCGGCATTCTTTTCCTCTTTGTGGTTCACGTGTGCATCGCATGACCACATGCTCAccggcgatgcgctgcggcgccgtcgcccgaGCAACGGCGAACGCGCCCGACACACAAAGACGGAGTTGATGCGCTTGCTCTTGTTTTTCCCCGCCTGATATTTGCACTCGCGGGCATTGAAGCGGCGATAATGGAAACGCCGCTTGCGAtctcgagagagagagagagcgcgcatgGAAGGACGGCGATGCACGTACGCTGAGGTAGTTCCTGAAGCAGGAGTGCTCTACTCAGAACGGGGAAGAGGTGAGAGAAACGATGAATGGCAACAAGCAACAAGTgggaggcggcgtcgctgccctttcagcggcgtgcgcgtgtgctttcCTCAGCAAGCTCCTCCCCCCAAAGAAGGGCAGCAAGATGAGAAATAAAAGCGAGAAGAGCACCGAACACgaacgcgcgcgcctctcgcAGCTTGATAGAATCCACAGAGATGCACAGCCAGCGCAGAAAATGAAAGAGAGTCGCTCTCGTGCGTTGGCATCTGCACGCATCGTCTCTCTCATCGCGCCACgtcctttccctcccttccctcgtATGCACATACAGACAGGTAAGGCCGACGATGCGATAGACTTCAAACCAACCCGACGTGCCTGAGCGAACatgaagggaagggagaagcAGAGGGCCGTAGGGCATGTGCCTGCACAGGACAGCACGTGCcacaggagagagagtgcgCACATGAAAATGCAAAGAATGCATTACAtccagctgcaccagcgtctggggggggggggatggcTGAGGGGGACGAATGGTAGGGAGGAGGGGACGGCGCACGTCGTCGATCGCGCGTCCGGCTTCACACCTTATCTGCATCTTTCACTCGCCCTTTGCCCACAGGCGCCTGcgcatccctctctcctgctccaAGGATCGGTTTGGCTTGTCTCGCACGCCGTCCCTTGCTGCCCCGTCCTCCGCCACTCACAATACAGTGCCTGCAGGACGCGAACCGTGCCCTACGCCACTTCCCATCAGCTCTGCTTCCCCACCGTTCGGGTTACTGCTCAGGACGCCTTCGCCTCGGCGCTGATGGCGTCCTTGCCTTCCGTTTCCGCCAGAATCTCATTGTACACTTTCtgcatgtgctgctgcattcGCCTTGAGACGTCCTTGCTGTCCTCGTGATCGTAGTCGATAGGGAAGCGGCCAACGCGTACGTGCATGTCCGTCGGCATGCCGCCAATCATCGTCCACCACGGCCATGTCTTCTCGGCACCTGCATGCACCATGTAGTAGGTTTCCATGCGATGCTTGAAAATGGTGTGGAAGGTGCCGTAGCGGAACGGCTGCAGAACCCGCGGATTCTTATTGATGGCGCCCTCAGGGAAGATAGCGaggttgccgccgctggcgatgTGGGCGTCGGCGCCCTTCTGCACCTGCGCCTGCTTCTCCTTATCCACCTCGAAGTTACCGTCCTCGCCCGACTTGAAGTACACGGGGAAGTGCCCGACACGgtcgaagacgccgccgaAGATCGGGATCTTGCGCAGCGACG belongs to Leishmania donovani BPK282A1 complete genome, chromosome 4 and includes:
- a CDS encoding acyltransferase-like protein, copy 1; protein product: MASNSVVFVSIACAIWYVLLRQRLVPVKLMRAWFLMVNILTILPVSALTKLVVQLGRLGVPTYYVQRLCIIPLVVAFRMVWWLNPQIRMQLCFDLDGNGQRLSWEDISQHHGAYVGNHASFWDVYAFIGLTPFRQLLNTRTMMKSSLRKIPIFGGVFDRVGHFPVYFKSGEDGNFEVDKEKQAQVQKGADAHIASGGNLAIFPEGAINKNPRVLQPFRYGTFHTIFKHRMETYYMVHAGAEKTWPWWTMIGGMPTDMHVRVGRFPIDYDHEDSKDVSRRMQQHMQKVYNEILAETEGKDAISAEAKAS